One Epidermidibacterium keratini DNA segment encodes these proteins:
- a CDS encoding IclR family transcriptional regulator, with amino-acid sequence MSRARALLSAFDEDHRQLTLTELSERSGLALSTCHRVVGELCESSWLCRSPDGTYRIGHALFELGVHTPAYGEVRRLALPFLSELSFETGENVQLGVLDHDEVLYLERLVGRRSVPLVSFPGTRLPLHCTGVGKAMLATLPDEHVRRVLSRPLQRFTSHTITAPGALMREVRAIRERGYAFTREEMSLGAFSVAMTLRATDDGAPLAVGVTVRRISRTPAATADRLRRTIDLIDATLAPVGDRATRER; translated from the coding sequence ATGTCTCGCGCCCGCGCCCTGCTGTCGGCGTTCGACGAGGACCATCGGCAGCTCACCCTGACCGAGCTCAGTGAGCGGTCCGGCCTCGCCCTCTCCACCTGCCACCGGGTCGTGGGTGAGCTGTGCGAGTCGAGTTGGCTGTGCCGCTCGCCAGACGGCACCTATCGGATCGGGCATGCCCTCTTCGAGCTCGGCGTACACACTCCGGCGTACGGCGAGGTACGCCGCCTCGCACTTCCGTTCCTGAGCGAACTTTCCTTTGAGACCGGTGAAAACGTGCAGCTCGGCGTACTCGACCACGACGAGGTGCTCTATCTCGAGCGGCTCGTCGGGCGGCGGTCGGTGCCGCTTGTGTCGTTTCCCGGGACCCGGCTGCCGCTGCACTGCACCGGGGTCGGCAAGGCGATGCTGGCAACACTGCCCGACGAGCACGTGCGCCGCGTGCTGTCGCGTCCGCTGCAACGCTTCACCTCGCACACGATCACGGCGCCGGGCGCGCTCATGCGTGAGGTGCGGGCGATCCGCGAGCGCGGCTACGCCTTCACCCGCGAGGAGATGTCGCTGGGCGCTTTTTCGGTGGCGATGACGCTGCGCGCGACCGACGACGGCGCGCCGTTAGCGGTGGGCGTGACGGTACGCCGGATTTCGCGGACGCCAGCAGCGACCGCGGATCGGCTGCGGCGCACCATCGATCTCATCGACGCCACCCTCGCCCCCGTCGGTGATCGAGCAACGAGGGAGCGTTAG
- a CDS encoding 4-hydroxybenzoate 3-monooxygenase, translated as MRTQVGIIGAGPAGLFLARLLQLAGIDSVVLENRGREYVEKRVRAGILEQGTVDVLREIGVGERMNREGIEHAGTQLRFDGETHHIDFQELTGRKVMVYGQQEVVKDLIAQRIADDLPLHFSVSEVELHDLAGTTPRITYTDADGSPQSLECDYIAGCDGFHGVSRSFIPDGHLTAYDRTYPFAWFGILANARPSSKELIYTHSPHGFALHSLRSDHVVRNYLQVSPGFDPATMSDEQIWDEFDRRMATADGTFAINRGEITEKLVSTMRSWVITPMRYERLLLAGDAAHIVPPTGAKGMNLAVADVVVLAEGITRALQSGDESGLDSYSDVVLRRVWRCEHFSWWMTSMLHRFPPDHPEGDDFGLQMQLSQLRYVTTSEAAMRSLAENYVGLPLDYFR; from the coding sequence ATGCGCACCCAAGTTGGCATCATCGGCGCCGGTCCGGCCGGCCTGTTTCTCGCCCGGCTTCTCCAGCTGGCCGGGATCGACTCCGTCGTACTGGAAAACCGGGGCCGCGAGTACGTCGAGAAGCGGGTGCGCGCAGGCATCCTCGAGCAGGGCACGGTCGACGTACTGCGCGAAATCGGCGTGGGCGAGCGGATGAACCGCGAGGGCATCGAGCACGCCGGCACCCAGCTGCGCTTCGACGGCGAGACCCACCACATCGACTTCCAGGAGCTGACCGGCCGCAAGGTGATGGTCTACGGCCAGCAGGAAGTCGTCAAAGATCTCATCGCTCAGCGGATCGCCGACGACCTGCCGCTGCACTTCAGCGTGAGCGAGGTCGAGCTGCACGATCTGGCTGGAACGACGCCGCGAATCACCTACACCGACGCCGACGGATCGCCGCAGTCACTGGAATGTGACTACATCGCCGGCTGCGACGGCTTCCACGGCGTCTCGCGCAGCTTCATCCCGGACGGGCACCTGACGGCGTACGACCGGACCTACCCGTTTGCCTGGTTCGGGATCCTGGCCAACGCACGCCCGTCGTCCAAGGAGCTCATCTACACCCACTCGCCGCACGGATTCGCGCTGCACTCGCTGCGCTCGGACCACGTCGTGCGCAACTACCTGCAGGTCTCGCCCGGCTTCGACCCGGCGACGATGAGCGACGAGCAGATCTGGGACGAGTTCGACCGGCGGATGGCGACTGCCGACGGGACGTTTGCGATCAACCGCGGCGAGATCACCGAGAAGCTCGTCAGCACGATGCGCTCCTGGGTGATCACGCCGATGCGTTACGAGCGATTGCTGCTCGCTGGCGATGCCGCGCATATCGTTCCGCCGACCGGGGCCAAGGGGATGAATCTTGCCGTCGCCGATGTCGTCGTACTCGCCGAAGGCATCACCCGCGCCCTGCAGTCCGGTGATGAGAGCGGACTCGACTCGTACTCCGATGTCGTGCTGCGTCGGGTGTGGCGCTGCGAGCACTTCTCGTGGTGGATGACCTCGATGCTGCACCGCTTCCCGCCGGATCATCCCGAGGGAGACGATTTTGGGCTGCAGATGCAGCTGTCGCAGCTGCGCTATGTCACGACCTCGGAGGCGGCGATGCGCTCACTCGCCGAGAACTACGTCGGCCTCCCCCTCGACTACTTCCGCTAA
- a CDS encoding iron ABC transporter substrate-binding protein has product MKKLAIALASALTLVAAGCSAAATGDGLDPDKLTVYSAQHENVTKAWAEGFTEKTGIEVQIRNGKDISMGNQIVEEGDASPADVFLTENSPAMTTVQEADMLAPVDDTTKAQIPEGRAPSNGLWIGIAARSTVLVYNPSMITEAELPTSMMDLADPKWKDQWGAGASGADFQAIVAGMLSLKGEEATKAWLAGLKDNAKIYQNNIATMKAVNAGEVPMGIMYHYYWYRDQAGTKEGSANTQLYYFKNQDPGAFVSLSAGGVLKSSKKSKEAQEFLAYVTSPEGQAVLTEAKTMEYAVANNSTSDPALPPLESLDPPVIDPFSLDAAKVAELMTDAGVL; this is encoded by the coding sequence ATGAAGAAGCTCGCCATTGCCCTCGCCAGCGCCCTGACGCTCGTGGCCGCTGGCTGCTCGGCCGCCGCAACCGGCGACGGCCTGGACCCGGACAAGCTCACGGTGTATTCGGCGCAGCACGAAAACGTCACCAAGGCCTGGGCCGAGGGTTTCACCGAGAAGACCGGCATCGAGGTCCAGATCCGCAACGGCAAAGACATCTCGATGGGCAACCAGATCGTCGAGGAGGGTGACGCGTCACCGGCCGATGTCTTCCTCACCGAGAACTCCCCGGCGATGACGACCGTGCAGGAAGCTGACATGCTCGCCCCGGTCGACGACACCACGAAGGCCCAGATCCCTGAGGGCCGCGCACCGTCGAACGGGCTCTGGATCGGGATCGCCGCACGCTCCACCGTCCTGGTCTACAACCCCTCGATGATCACCGAGGCCGAGTTGCCCACGTCGATGATGGATCTCGCCGACCCGAAGTGGAAGGACCAGTGGGGCGCGGGCGCGAGCGGCGCGGACTTCCAGGCGATCGTCGCCGGCATGCTGTCGCTGAAGGGCGAAGAGGCCACCAAGGCGTGGCTGGCCGGTCTGAAGGACAACGCAAAGATCTACCAGAACAACATCGCCACGATGAAGGCCGTCAACGCCGGCGAGGTGCCCATGGGGATCATGTACCACTACTACTGGTACCGCGATCAGGCTGGCACCAAAGAAGGCAGCGCCAACACGCAGCTGTACTACTTCAAGAACCAGGATCCCGGCGCGTTCGTGAGCCTGTCGGCGGGCGGCGTACTCAAGTCGAGCAAAAAGTCCAAGGAAGCGCAGGAGTTCTTGGCCTACGTAACCTCACCAGAGGGGCAGGCGGTGCTCACTGAGGCCAAGACCATGGAGTACGCCGTCGCCAACAACTCGACGTCCGATCCGGCGCTGCCGCCGCTGGAGTCGCTCGACCCGCCGGTGATCGACCCGTTCTCCCTCGACGCGGCCAAGGTCGCAGAGCTGATGACCGACGCCGGTGTCCTCTAG
- a CDS encoding mismatch-specific DNA-glycosylase translates to MDLSEYYGVTVPDLLPDGPLRLLFVGINPGLWTAKTQAHFARRGNRFYPALYRAGLTSYPIDASSGYSAADRRELTERGIGISNLVPHATARADELTREEVRGGEERLTRLVTERSPKVVAVLGITSFRTAFARPKATEGWQDSPWPGTALFVTGNPSGLNAHATVDTLAAAFGEVAIAAGVLPDSAERKSTRRD, encoded by the coding sequence GTGGACCTCAGCGAGTACTACGGCGTGACCGTGCCCGACCTGCTGCCCGATGGCCCGCTGCGGCTGCTCTTCGTCGGGATCAACCCGGGCTTGTGGACGGCCAAGACGCAGGCGCACTTCGCAAGGCGCGGCAACCGGTTCTACCCAGCCCTCTATCGCGCCGGACTCACGTCGTACCCGATCGACGCCTCGTCCGGCTACTCCGCTGCTGACCGCCGGGAACTGACCGAGCGCGGAATCGGGATCAGCAACCTCGTGCCTCACGCGACCGCGCGCGCCGACGAGCTGACACGCGAGGAGGTCCGCGGCGGCGAAGAACGCCTCACCCGGCTGGTGACCGAGCGCTCCCCCAAGGTGGTCGCCGTACTCGGCATCACGTCGTTTCGCACCGCCTTCGCTCGGCCCAAAGCGACCGAGGGCTGGCAGGACTCGCCGTGGCCGGGCACCGCACTTTTCGTCACCGGCAACCCGAGCGGGCTCAACGCGCACGCGACCGTTGACACCTTGGCCGCCGCTTTTGGCGAGGTCGCGATCGCCGCGGGGGTTCTCCCGGATTCTGCTGAGCGGAAGTCCACTAGGCGCGATTAG
- a CDS encoding AMP-binding protein, which translates to MLTHARTPVLPFPLPQTDAPALIDGDERWSYADLRLAVDRVASSLPDATERRRICVVPLAATPDAIAAYLGVLAAGHVAAIVEPGREGTCDAIAPDLAWQGGRFVALVGADDAPEPHPELAVLMSTSGSTGSPKLVRLSHDNLRANAEAIAQSLALSREDRAITSLPLHYCYGLSVLHSHLAAGASLVLSDDAVSEREFWNTAERQAVTTIAAVPHSMRMMRCAGLDARALPSLRRITVAGGRMAPADVVEVHALGRRAGWDLVVMYGQTEATARMCVLDPHDAAAHPDSVGRAVPGGWFSVEQSVAEDGDIAPIAGDRAIGELVYHGPNVMLGYATTRDDLAAGRAIDALRTGDLGYLDDDGRVRIVGRRSGFLKILGKRIDVQNVEDLLARDGIRACVTGNDDRLQIAVETDDPVSESGLRSRAATLAGLPCSAVRVIGFSSLPLLSSGKLDRETIRREFAESTSAAPSGAPGVTEGGGEKSDIDEIRQIFAHCLDRGAVGDDDSFVSLRGDSLSYVELSVRLEAVLGDLPDDWQERTIRELAATSQSPSRWASVESSIVLRVLATVTVLGTHVGLFTFLGGAHALLALVGYNLARFSMAAPNRKERTRRLGGVLATIGIPTFILVAVAHLVNEQYTLANLLQVRWIFGPFNWGPHAQLWFIEAALWSVIVLIGLLAIPAVSRWYDAHPFWVALAALPVALIPRYFFLEQITSPVRGLLPWVFWLVLIGIAVAHANTIPKRLLINAIAIATIAGFFGSPLREAYVAGAVLALIWIPRIRLPRFLALAAAPIAGASLYIYLVQWQVFGHFESAVLGFIASIAAGLAVWALVRRVRRPLLRITTPIGTNAR; encoded by the coding sequence ATGCTGACCCACGCGCGCACTCCCGTGCTGCCGTTTCCCCTCCCGCAGACCGACGCCCCGGCGCTGATCGACGGCGACGAGCGCTGGAGCTACGCAGACCTGCGGCTCGCCGTCGACCGGGTCGCGAGCTCGCTGCCGGATGCGACCGAGCGGCGCCGCATCTGCGTCGTGCCCCTCGCGGCCACCCCGGATGCCATCGCTGCCTACCTCGGCGTACTCGCCGCCGGGCACGTCGCCGCGATCGTTGAGCCCGGCCGCGAAGGCACGTGTGATGCGATTGCTCCCGATCTCGCCTGGCAAGGTGGCCGTTTTGTTGCTCTGGTCGGCGCCGATGACGCGCCCGAGCCGCATCCAGAGCTCGCTGTGTTGATGAGTACGTCGGGCTCGACCGGCAGCCCGAAGCTGGTGCGGTTGTCGCACGACAACCTGCGGGCCAACGCCGAGGCGATCGCGCAGTCGCTCGCGCTGAGTCGCGAAGACCGCGCGATCACGTCACTGCCGCTGCACTACTGCTACGGGCTCTCGGTGCTGCACAGCCACCTCGCTGCCGGCGCCTCACTGGTGCTCAGCGACGACGCCGTCAGCGAGCGCGAGTTCTGGAACACGGCGGAGCGCCAGGCCGTGACCACGATCGCGGCGGTCCCGCACAGCATGCGGATGATGCGGTGTGCCGGCCTGGACGCGCGCGCACTGCCCAGCCTGCGGAGGATCACGGTCGCGGGCGGCCGGATGGCGCCGGCCGACGTCGTGGAGGTTCACGCGCTCGGTCGACGCGCCGGCTGGGACCTCGTCGTGATGTACGGCCAGACCGAAGCGACCGCCCGGATGTGCGTGCTCGACCCGCACGACGCGGCGGCACATCCCGATTCGGTCGGGCGAGCGGTCCCGGGAGGCTGGTTCAGCGTCGAGCAGTCCGTTGCCGAAGACGGTGACATTGCACCTATTGCTGGCGATCGAGCTATCGGCGAGCTGGTCTACCACGGTCCCAACGTGATGCTCGGCTATGCGACCACCCGCGACGACCTCGCCGCTGGCCGCGCCATCGACGCCCTGCGCACCGGCGATCTCGGCTATCTCGATGACGACGGTCGGGTGCGGATTGTGGGCCGCCGCAGTGGCTTCCTGAAGATTCTCGGCAAGCGCATCGATGTGCAAAACGTCGAGGATCTGCTTGCCAGAGACGGCATCCGTGCCTGCGTCACCGGCAATGACGACCGGCTTCAGATCGCCGTCGAGACCGACGACCCGGTCAGCGAGAGCGGGCTGCGCTCCCGCGCCGCGACGCTCGCGGGGCTGCCGTGCTCGGCGGTCCGCGTCATCGGGTTCAGCAGTCTGCCACTACTTTCTTCGGGGAAGCTCGACCGCGAAACCATTCGGCGGGAGTTCGCTGAATCCACCTCCGCGGCTCCGAGCGGCGCACCTGGCGTCACCGAGGGTGGCGGTGAGAAGTCAGATATAGATGAGATCCGCCAGATCTTCGCACACTGTCTCGATCGCGGCGCCGTCGGCGACGACGACTCGTTTGTCTCGCTTCGTGGCGACTCGTTGAGCTACGTCGAGCTCTCTGTGCGTCTGGAGGCGGTGCTCGGCGACCTGCCCGATGACTGGCAGGAGCGCACCATCCGCGAGCTCGCCGCGACAAGCCAATCGCCCTCCCGATGGGCGTCGGTGGAGTCGAGCATCGTGCTGCGGGTCCTTGCGACCGTAACCGTGCTCGGCACGCACGTCGGACTGTTTACCTTCCTCGGCGGGGCGCACGCGCTGCTCGCTCTCGTCGGATACAACCTCGCACGATTCAGTATGGCCGCGCCGAACCGCAAGGAGCGCACTCGGCGACTGGGCGGCGTACTCGCCACCATCGGCATTCCGACGTTCATCCTCGTGGCCGTCGCGCACCTGGTCAACGAGCAATACACGCTTGCCAACCTGCTGCAGGTGAGGTGGATCTTCGGGCCGTTCAACTGGGGTCCGCACGCGCAGCTGTGGTTTATCGAGGCGGCGCTGTGGAGCGTGATCGTCCTCATCGGGCTGCTGGCGATCCCCGCGGTCTCGCGCTGGTACGACGCGCATCCCTTCTGGGTGGCGCTCGCGGCGCTGCCGGTTGCGCTGATCCCGCGCTACTTCTTCCTCGAGCAGATCACCTCACCGGTGCGTGGGCTGCTCCCGTGGGTGTTTTGGCTGGTCCTCATCGGCATCGCCGTCGCCCACGCCAACACCATCCCCAAGCGGCTGCTGATCAACGCCATCGCGATCGCCACTATTGCTGGATTCTTTGGGAGCCCGCTGCGTGAGGCCTACGTCGCCGGCGCGGTCCTCGCGTTGATCTGGATCCCGCGCATCCGCCTTCCGCGGTTCCTCGCACTGGCCGCCGCACCGATCGCCGGCGCATCGCTCTACATCTACCTCGTGCAGTGGCAGGTCTTCGGCCACTTCGAGTCCGCCGTACTCGGCTTCATCGCCAGCATCGCCGCCGGACTGGCGGTCTGGGCCCTGGTCCGACGAGTACGCCGCCCGCTGTTGCGCATCACTACACCGATAGGAACGAACGCTCGATGA
- the pcaC gene encoding 4-carboxymuconolactone decarboxylase — protein sequence MDDQQRRDEGMRIRREVLGDAHVDRANDAVTDETRDFQDFITRVAWGDVWTREALSRRERSMITLGVLAALGRDGELALHIKAAQRIGLSREEIAEVFLHTAVYAGVPAANHALGMLQRDPGPDA from the coding sequence GTGGACGACCAGCAACGACGCGACGAGGGCATGCGGATCCGGCGCGAGGTCCTCGGCGACGCGCACGTCGACCGGGCCAATGACGCCGTCACCGACGAGACCCGAGACTTTCAGGACTTCATCACCCGCGTGGCCTGGGGCGACGTCTGGACCCGCGAGGCGCTGAGCCGGCGCGAGCGCTCGATGATCACGCTCGGCGTACTCGCCGCGCTCGGTCGCGACGGCGAGCTCGCGCTGCACATCAAGGCCGCGCAGCGCATCGGGCTGAGCCGCGAGGAGATCGCCGAAGTCTTCTTGCATACCGCGGTGTACGCCGGGGTCCCCGCCGCCAACCACGCGCTGGGCATGCTGCAGCGCGACCCGGGTCCCGACGCCTGA
- the pcaH gene encoding protocatechuate 3,4-dioxygenase subunit beta, which produces MTLPHFPSDAGEQPSLDFADYRSTALRHPSQPLIVLPQRLTEVTGPLLGEGRVKDSDSDLTRQHDGEALGQRIIVTGRVLDANRKPVPNTLVEIWQANAAGRYRHTGDNWPAPLDPNFDGVGRAMTDAEGRYTFLTVKPGAYPWKNHDNAWRPAHIHFSLFGRSFTQRLVTQMYFPDDPLFFQDPIFNAVRDEQVRNRMIATYNHGLTSAEWALGFEWDIVLRGADRSYFEEEEDDDDV; this is translated from the coding sequence ATGACGCTCCCGCACTTCCCCTCCGATGCAGGCGAGCAGCCCTCGCTGGACTTCGCGGACTATCGCAGTACGGCGCTGCGTCATCCGAGCCAGCCGTTGATCGTGCTGCCTCAGCGGCTGACCGAGGTCACCGGTCCTTTGCTTGGCGAGGGCCGGGTCAAGGACAGCGACAGTGACCTGACCCGCCAGCACGACGGCGAAGCGCTCGGCCAGCGCATCATCGTCACGGGCCGGGTGCTCGATGCCAACCGCAAGCCGGTGCCCAACACGCTCGTCGAGATCTGGCAGGCCAACGCGGCCGGGCGTTACCGGCACACCGGCGACAACTGGCCGGCGCCGCTGGATCCGAACTTCGACGGTGTCGGCCGGGCGATGACCGACGCCGAGGGGCGCTACACGTTCCTGACCGTCAAACCGGGTGCCTACCCATGGAAGAACCACGACAATGCCTGGCGCCCAGCACACATCCACTTCTCGCTGTTTGGCCGCTCGTTTACCCAGCGGCTGGTCACGCAGATGTACTTCCCCGACGATCCGCTCTTCTTCCAGGACCCGATCTTCAACGCGGTGCGTGACGAGCAGGTGCGCAACCGGATGATCGCGACCTACAACCACGGCCTGACGAGCGCGGAGTGGGCGCTCGGCTTCGAGTGGGACATCGTGCTGCGCGGCGCCGACCGGTCGTACTTCGAGGAAGAGGAGGACGACGATGACGTCTGA
- the pcaG gene encoding protocatechuate 3,4-dioxygenase subunit alpha, whose product MTSEFTYPIDPSYPRTFGVTPSQTVGPFLHIGLPWEDGPDVVPPDTPGIVRIVGAVYDGQGEAIRDALVETWQADPDGRFAHPLDGGGGIPSVAGFRGFGRSDTRTGEFEIRTLKPGPLPAEDGQTEAPHIDVSVFARGMLNRVVTRIYFPDEATANDGDPVLQSVPPDRRASLVAIAEGDALRFDVHLQGDQETVFFDL is encoded by the coding sequence ATGACGTCTGAGTTCACCTATCCGATCGACCCAAGCTATCCCCGCACTTTCGGGGTCACGCCGTCGCAGACCGTCGGACCGTTCCTGCACATCGGCCTGCCGTGGGAGGACGGCCCGGACGTCGTACCGCCCGATACCCCGGGCATCGTGCGCATCGTCGGCGCCGTGTACGACGGTCAGGGAGAGGCGATCCGTGACGCGCTCGTCGAGACGTGGCAGGCCGACCCCGACGGCCGCTTCGCCCACCCGCTCGACGGTGGCGGCGGGATCCCTTCTGTGGCAGGCTTTCGCGGCTTCGGCCGTAGCGATACCCGGACTGGCGAGTTCGAGATCCGAACCCTCAAGCCAGGCCCGCTCCCGGCCGAGGACGGACAGACCGAAGCCCCGCACATCGACGTGTCGGTGTTTGCCCGAGGGATGCTCAACCGGGTCGTCACCCGCATCTACTTTCCTGACGAGGCAACGGCAAACGACGGCGATCCGGTCCTGCAGAGCGTGCCGCCGGACCGGCGGGCAAGCCTGGTGGCGATCGCGGAGGGAGACGCGCTACGTTTCGACGTACACCTGCAAGGCGATCAAGAGACGGTGTTCTTTGACCTCTGA
- a CDS encoding lyase family protein: MTSDSHDPDADPHGDDTPLPEHVELHPWTSVFDAPGWPQVDKEIGDLAFLLSVRDVEMVVAYMQAELGIIPPDPGMRVADALHHSGVAPQAAVTSMHASVTPIPGIVEALREEVGPELAPWVHYGLTSQDCIDTAISLMQGEALDICLAALSEIVGKLAAFARETKQMPILARTVATPAAPTTLGYRAIGWLQGAEAAYAALLQTRGELAVQLGGAVGDLGKQGDHAVQLVGMVAEQLQLAAPRTPWHTERSRILRAATSYVQAINACAKFAGDLMLMVEFGEARLGGDPQQQHRGRSSAMKDKRNPAAAVLISIAARQAPGLLATVAASGVQEMERAAGAWQAEWRPLRELVRLLGGALRETLLLLNDMGIDQQRMRDNLLAAEVGDDVSAAVRRTDEYLARFEED, translated from the coding sequence TTGACCTCTGACTCGCACGATCCCGACGCTGACCCGCACGGCGACGACACGCCGCTACCTGAGCACGTCGAGCTGCACCCGTGGACCAGCGTGTTTGATGCGCCGGGATGGCCGCAGGTCGACAAGGAGATCGGTGACCTGGCCTTCCTGCTGAGCGTCCGCGACGTCGAGATGGTCGTCGCCTACATGCAGGCCGAGCTCGGGATCATCCCGCCTGACCCGGGGATGCGGGTCGCCGACGCGCTGCATCACTCCGGCGTCGCGCCGCAGGCCGCCGTCACCTCGATGCACGCGTCGGTCACCCCGATTCCGGGGATCGTCGAGGCGCTGCGCGAGGAGGTCGGCCCCGAGCTCGCGCCGTGGGTGCACTACGGGCTGACCAGCCAGGACTGCATCGACACGGCCATCTCCCTCATGCAGGGCGAAGCGCTCGATATCTGCCTCGCCGCACTCAGCGAGATCGTCGGCAAGCTCGCTGCCTTCGCCCGAGAGACCAAGCAGATGCCGATCCTGGCGCGCACCGTCGCAACCCCGGCCGCGCCGACGACCCTCGGCTACCGGGCAATCGGCTGGCTGCAGGGCGCGGAGGCGGCGTACGCCGCGCTGCTGCAGACCCGCGGCGAGCTCGCCGTGCAGCTTGGCGGCGCGGTCGGAGACCTCGGCAAGCAGGGCGACCACGCGGTCCAGCTCGTCGGCATGGTCGCCGAGCAGCTGCAGCTTGCCGCGCCGCGGACCCCCTGGCACACCGAGCGTTCTCGGATCCTGCGTGCCGCGACGTCATACGTGCAGGCGATCAACGCCTGCGCGAAGTTCGCCGGTGACCTGATGCTGATGGTGGAGTTCGGCGAGGCGCGGCTCGGCGGCGATCCGCAGCAGCAGCACCGCGGCCGATCGTCGGCGATGAAGGACAAGCGCAACCCGGCGGCTGCGGTGCTGATCTCGATCGCCGCCCGCCAGGCGCCGGGGCTGCTCGCGACGGTTGCGGCGTCCGGGGTGCAGGAGATGGAGCGCGCGGCGGGGGCGTGGCAGGCCGAGTGGCGCCCGCTTCGTGAGCTGGTGCGCCTGTTGGGCGGGGCGCTGCGCGAGACCCTGCTGTTGCTCAATGACATGGGTATCGACCAGCAGCGGATGCGCGACAACCTGCTTGCCGCTGAGGTCGGCGACGACGTGAGTGCGGCGGTCCGCCGCACCGATGAGTACCTCGCCAGGTTCGAGGAAGACTAA
- a CDS encoding ABC transporter permease, giving the protein MSSSSLLPALAPELPPDDQPPGRRAEARAPKATLSGRYALPSWLVVLAAASVAGLVILPVAVILGRGASLGADAAVDALIRPRVGDLLLNSLSLMALTVSACVVLGVGAAWLVERTTLPGRNVWRVLLVAPLAVPAFVTAFGWITVSPGMNGLWGAALVTSLAYFPFVFLPVAAVLRGLDQAAEDTARALGLSPWATFRRVVLPQCRAAISGGALLVGLHVLAEYGVLEMMRFPTFTTAILEQVAIGRSTTTGALLAGVLVVLCILVLALERLARGHAVVARHGRGTHRQVTMHRIGPWATPSMLALAAVIIGAVGVPVAAIVRWLAPNANPFSAELGMALLSTIELSAYAAIGAVLAALPVAWLAVRARRGPLVMFERATYLASALPGVVVALAFVTLSVRYLPAIYQTGLLLIVAYVVLFLPRAVVAVRAGLEHAPPALVDTAKSLGTSGFGAMRRVVLPLVARPIAAGAALVFLAASTELTATLILAPTGVNTLATGFWAPSDELDYVTAAPYALALVVLSLPLTFMLTRAASKES; this is encoded by the coding sequence GTGTCCTCTAGCTCTCTGCTTCCCGCGCTTGCGCCGGAACTTCCACCCGACGACCAGCCTCCTGGTCGCCGGGCGGAAGCCCGAGCGCCGAAGGCGACCCTCTCCGGTCGTTACGCGCTCCCGTCGTGGCTGGTCGTGCTCGCCGCGGCCAGCGTGGCGGGGCTCGTCATCCTGCCGGTCGCGGTCATCCTCGGCCGCGGCGCGTCGCTGGGTGCGGACGCCGCGGTCGATGCCCTCATCCGGCCGCGCGTGGGCGACCTGCTGCTCAACTCGCTGAGCCTGATGGCGCTGACCGTGAGTGCCTGCGTCGTACTCGGGGTCGGTGCTGCCTGGCTTGTCGAGCGCACGACACTGCCCGGTCGCAACGTGTGGCGGGTGCTGCTGGTCGCGCCGCTTGCCGTCCCGGCGTTCGTGACCGCCTTTGGCTGGATCACCGTCAGCCCAGGCATGAACGGCCTCTGGGGCGCCGCGCTCGTCACCTCGCTGGCCTACTTCCCCTTCGTTTTCCTGCCCGTCGCCGCGGTGCTGCGCGGACTCGACCAGGCCGCGGAAGACACCGCGCGAGCGCTGGGGTTGTCGCCGTGGGCGACGTTCCGCCGCGTCGTACTGCCGCAGTGCCGGGCGGCGATCAGCGGGGGAGCGCTGCTGGTCGGGCTGCACGTGCTCGCTGAGTACGGCGTCCTCGAGATGATGCGCTTCCCGACGTTCACCACCGCGATCCTCGAGCAGGTCGCGATCGGGCGGAGTACGACGACCGGCGCGCTGCTGGCCGGCGTACTCGTCGTCCTCTGCATCCTCGTGCTCGCGCTCGAGCGCCTGGCACGCGGCCACGCCGTCGTCGCGCGACACGGTCGCGGAACGCATCGCCAGGTCACCATGCACCGCATCGGCCCCTGGGCCACGCCGTCGATGCTCGCCCTGGCGGCGGTCATCATCGGCGCCGTCGGAGTGCCGGTCGCAGCGATCGTCAGGTGGCTGGCGCCCAACGCCAACCCGTTTAGCGCCGAGCTCGGGATGGCGCTGCTCAGCACGATCGAGCTGTCGGCGTACGCCGCGATCGGTGCGGTCCTTGCTGCCCTACCCGTTGCGTGGCTCGCGGTGCGGGCACGCCGCGGGCCGCTGGTGATGTTCGAGCGGGCGACCTACCTCGCCAGCGCGCTGCCCGGAGTGGTCGTGGCGCTCGCGTTCGTGACGCTGTCCGTGCGCTACCTGCCGGCGATCTACCAGACCGGGCTGCTGCTGATCGTGGCGTACGTTGTGCTCTTCCTGCCGCGCGCCGTCGTCGCCGTCCGCGCCGGTCTCGAGCACGCCCCGCCGGCGCTCGTCGATACCGCGAAATCCCTTGGTACGTCGGGATTCGGCGCGATGCGCCGCGTCGTACTCCCGCTCGTAGCGCGACCCATCGCCGCCGGCGCCGCACTGGTCTTTCTGGCCGCGAGCACCGAGCTGACGGCGACCTTGATCCTCGCGCCGACCGGGGTCAACACGCTCGCCACCGGTTTCTGGGCCCCCAGCGACGAGCTCGACTACGTCACTGCGGCGCCGTACGCGCTCGCGCTCGTCGTGCTGTCGCTACCGTTGACCTTCATGCTCACCAGAGCGGCATCGAAGGAGAGTTGA